Proteins from one Gammaproteobacteria bacterium genomic window:
- the mltB gene encoding lytic murein transglycosylase B: protein MTRRPPGKTLLLTLALLAPVMAFADYSGNPRAAELKRILADDYAFSGADLAAVDQALRKAERVPRLIEKEQTAKEKTLTWTGYRPIHVNDANVRRGVAFMNEYESWLERAHREYGVAPAVIAAILGVETKFGGYTGPHRVLDALSTQGFEHPTRSDFFFSELVAFFVLCHEQQRQPEDMLGSYAGAMGAAQFMPSNYRRLAVDFDGDGDTDLWSLPDAIGSIANYLIKYRPQVAWQRDQPLIAPLRPTTGFRAPADAVNTKLPSETLGQLRESGAHIDAELDDATAAGILELKLDSGQHEYWAGLNNFYAVMSYNPRVYYAMSVTQLAEALSQARSEQAAR from the coding sequence ATGACTAGACGCCCCCCCGGGAAAACACTCCTGCTGACGCTCGCGCTGCTTGCCCCGGTCATGGCGTTCGCCGATTACAGCGGCAACCCGCGCGCCGCCGAACTCAAGCGGATTCTGGCCGACGACTACGCGTTCTCGGGCGCCGATCTGGCGGCGGTCGATCAAGCGCTCAGGAAGGCCGAGCGCGTGCCGCGCCTGATCGAAAAGGAGCAGACCGCCAAGGAGAAAACCCTGACCTGGACCGGCTACCGCCCGATTCATGTCAACGACGCCAATGTGCGCCGCGGCGTCGCGTTCATGAATGAATACGAAAGCTGGTTGGAACGTGCGCACCGCGAATATGGCGTCGCACCGGCGGTGATCGCCGCGATCCTCGGCGTGGAAACCAAGTTCGGCGGCTATACTGGACCGCACCGCGTGCTCGACGCGCTGAGCACCCAGGGTTTCGAACACCCGACCCGCTCCGACTTCTTCTTCAGCGAACTGGTGGCGTTCTTCGTGCTGTGCCACGAGCAGCAGCGCCAGCCCGAAGACATGCTGGGTTCCTACGCCGGCGCCATGGGCGCAGCGCAGTTCATGCCGAGCAACTACCGACGGCTGGCCGTCGACTTCGACGGTGACGGCGATACTGACCTGTGGAGTCTGCCGGACGCGATCGGCTCGATCGCCAACTACCTCATCAAGTACCGACCGCAGGTGGCCTGGCAGCGAGACCAGCCCTTGATCGCACCGCTGCGGCCCACAACCGGTTTCCGCGCGCCGGCGGACGCGGTCAACACCAAGCTGCCATCCGAGACGCTCGGACAATTGCGCGAGTCCGGCGCCCACATCGACGCCGAACTGGACGACGCCACGGCGGCCGGCATACTCGAACTCAAGCTCGACAGCGGTCAGCATGAATATTGGGCGGGCCTCAACAATTTCTATGCGGTGATGAGCTACAACCCGAGGGTCTACTACGCCATGTCGGTGACTCAACTGGCCGAAGCGCTGAGCCAGGCACGCAGCGAACAAGCCGCTCGATGA
- a CDS encoding rod shape-determining protein, whose translation MLDAFRRLFVNDLSIDLGTANTLVFVRDEGIILNEPSVVAIRTEAGGRKRVEAVGKDAKEMLGRTPGNITTVRPLRDGVIADFTVTEKMLQHFIRKVQKSRMLKPMTRVVVCVPYGSTQVERRAIRESVENAGARKVYVIEEPIAAALGAGIPVGEARGSMVLDIGGGTSEVGVISLNGIVYAESVRIGGDKFDEAIMNYVRRQYNMHIAEPTAERVKIKIGTAFPGHEVQEIEVVGRHAAAGVPRTFTMNSNEILDALQEPLTGIVAAVKKALERTPPELGADIAERGIVLTGGGALLRDLDKLLSEETGLPVIVADDPLTCVARGGGMLLDMLDSHGEFLSSE comes from the coding sequence ATGCTCGACGCTTTCCGCCGCCTGTTCGTCAACGATCTTTCCATTGACCTCGGGACCGCCAATACCCTGGTCTTCGTCCGTGACGAAGGCATCATTCTCAATGAACCTTCGGTGGTCGCCATCCGCACGGAAGCGGGCGGGCGCAAGCGCGTCGAAGCGGTCGGCAAGGACGCCAAGGAGATGCTGGGGCGCACCCCCGGCAACATCACCACGGTGCGCCCGTTGCGCGACGGCGTCATCGCCGACTTCACCGTCACCGAAAAGATGCTGCAGCATTTCATCCGCAAGGTGCAGAAGTCGCGCATGCTCAAGCCGATGACGCGCGTCGTGGTCTGCGTGCCTTACGGTTCCACCCAGGTGGAGCGCCGCGCCATCCGTGAATCGGTGGAAAACGCCGGCGCACGCAAGGTCTACGTGATCGAGGAACCGATCGCCGCGGCGCTGGGCGCCGGCATCCCGGTCGGCGAGGCCCGCGGTTCGATGGTGCTGGACATCGGTGGCGGCACCTCGGAAGTCGGCGTGATCTCGCTCAACGGCATCGTCTATGCCGAATCGGTGCGGATCGGCGGCGACAAGTTCGACGAGGCGATCATGAATTACGTCCGTCGGCAGTACAACATGCACATCGCCGAACCCACGGCGGAACGCGTCAAGATCAAGATCGGCACGGCTTTCCCGGGCCATGAGGTGCAGGAGATCGAGGTCGTCGGCCGCCACGCCGCGGCCGGCGTACCGCGCACCTTCACCATGAACTCCAATGAAATCCTGGACGCGCTGCAGGAACCGCTGACCGGCATCGTCGCGGCCGTGAAGAAAGCGCTGGAACGCACGCCACCGGAACTGGGCGCCGATATCGCCGAGCGCGGCATCGTACTGACCGGCGGCGGCGCCCTGCTGCGCGACCTCGACAAGCTGCTGTCCGAGGAAACCGGCCTGCCGGTGATCGTCGCCGACGACCCGCTGACCTGCGTGGCGCGTGGTGGCGGCATGCTGCTCGACATGCTCGACTCCCACGGGGAGTTCCTGTCCTCGGAGTGA
- the mrdA gene encoding penicillin-binding protein 2 has protein sequence MGNYDAIKDLHAERQTFFVRALVALIACGIAIAILVSRLVSLQVFQHADFLTRSNENRMRLVVVPPVRGLIFDRNGAVLADNVPSFVLELIPEQVEDIDDTLKRLSRIVSLDNEDMERFRDRLRRTPRYRGVPIRTRLTMDEVARFEINRHDFSGVDIRAGLTRRYPLGESAAHVVGYVGGVSEEELREFGAEGYRGTTHIGKNGVERSHEVDLHGKVGAKIVETNATGRPLRDLNYDRGAPGQSLYLTVDAQLQVAAEAALGDREGAVVAIQPSSGEVLALVSKPGFDPHLFVDGIGFKTYKALNDNPTKPLFNRALQGQYPPGSTIKPLMAMAGLEYAVTTEHERVFCPGYYELPGSSRKYRDWKRRGHGWMDMDRAIAESCDVYFYKLAEQLGVDRIEAMLSQFGLGSATGLDLPGEKGGLLPSRDWKRAAKREAWYPGETLNIGIGQGYMMMTPVQLAQAMALVAMRGQGYVPHIVHAEEDPLSHTMRRVAPTPVPTIETRDPRAWSEVIHALIEVTTTQGGTGYRAFHDAPYLAAGKSGSAQVAGLAQDEAAPELSSVPKHLRDHALFVAFAPVESPQIAVAVIVEHGGGGGAVAGPVVRAVIDDWLLRDADPTADADAGNAAGATVVTPAAAAVTTAPGGAG, from the coding sequence ATGGGTAACTACGACGCGATCAAGGATCTGCACGCTGAGCGGCAGACCTTCTTCGTGCGCGCGCTGGTGGCGCTGATCGCCTGCGGCATCGCCATCGCCATCCTGGTGTCGCGTCTGGTCAGCCTGCAGGTGTTCCAGCATGCCGATTTTCTGACGCGCTCCAACGAAAATCGCATGCGGCTGGTGGTGGTGCCGCCGGTGCGCGGCCTGATCTTCGACCGCAATGGCGCGGTGCTGGCCGACAACGTACCGTCTTTCGTACTCGAACTGATCCCCGAACAGGTGGAGGACATAGACGACACACTCAAGCGTTTGTCGCGCATCGTCAGCCTCGACAACGAGGATATGGAACGCTTTCGCGACCGGCTTCGGCGCACGCCGCGCTATCGCGGAGTACCGATCCGCACGCGCCTGACGATGGACGAAGTGGCCCGCTTCGAGATCAACCGCCACGACTTCTCCGGCGTCGATATCCGCGCGGGGCTGACGCGGCGCTATCCGCTCGGCGAGTCGGCGGCCCACGTGGTCGGCTACGTCGGCGGCGTCTCGGAGGAGGAACTGCGGGAATTCGGCGCCGAGGGCTATCGCGGCACTACGCATATCGGCAAGAACGGTGTGGAACGTAGCCACGAAGTGGACTTGCACGGCAAGGTCGGCGCGAAAATCGTCGAAACCAACGCCACCGGCCGGCCGTTGCGTGATCTCAACTACGATCGCGGGGCGCCGGGCCAGAGCCTTTATCTGACCGTGGACGCGCAACTGCAGGTGGCCGCCGAGGCTGCACTGGGCGACCGCGAAGGTGCCGTCGTCGCGATCCAGCCGAGCAGTGGCGAGGTGCTGGCGCTGGTGTCCAAGCCAGGATTCGACCCGCACCTGTTCGTCGATGGCATCGGCTTCAAGACCTACAAGGCGCTCAACGACAACCCCACCAAGCCGCTGTTCAACCGCGCGCTGCAAGGCCAGTACCCGCCGGGCTCGACGATCAAACCGCTGATGGCGATGGCGGGGCTGGAATACGCCGTGACCACAGAGCATGAACGCGTGTTCTGTCCCGGCTACTACGAATTGCCCGGGTCCAGCCGCAAGTATCGCGACTGGAAGCGACGCGGCCACGGCTGGATGGACATGGATCGCGCCATCGCCGAATCCTGCGATGTCTACTTCTACAAGCTCGCCGAACAGCTGGGGGTGGACCGGATCGAGGCCATGCTCTCGCAGTTCGGGCTGGGCTCGGCCACCGGTCTGGACCTGCCCGGTGAAAAAGGCGGCCTGCTGCCCTCCAGGGACTGGAAACGGGCCGCCAAGCGCGAGGCCTGGTATCCCGGGGAGACCTTGAACATCGGAATCGGTCAGGGATACATGATGATGACGCCGGTACAGCTGGCGCAGGCCATGGCGCTGGTCGCAATGCGCGGACAAGGCTATGTACCGCACATCGTTCACGCCGAGGAAGACCCACTGAGCCATACCATGCGCCGCGTCGCTCCCACGCCGGTGCCGACCATCGAGACCCGCGACCCGCGCGCCTGGTCTGAGGTCATCCACGCCCTGATCGAGGTGACGACCACTCAGGGCGGCACCGGCTACCGCGCCTTTCATGATGCGCCCTACCTTGCGGCCGGCAAGAGCGGTTCCGCCCAGGTCGCAGGACTCGCCCAGGATGAAGCGGCCCCCGAGCTCTCGTCCGTACCGAAGCATCTACGCGATCACGCGCTGTTCGTCGCCTTTGCACCGGTTGAATCACCGCAGATTGCGGTCGCAGTGATCGTCGAACACGGTGGCGGAGGCGGGGCCGTGGCCGGGCCGGTGGTCCGGGCGGTGATCGACGACTGGCTGCTGCGCGACGCCGATCCAACGGCGGACGCCGATGCCGGGAATGCAGCCGGCGCGACGGTCGTTACGCCGGCGGCGGCCGCGGTGACGACCGCACCGGGAGGTGCCGGGTGA
- the rodA gene encoding rod shape-determining protein RodA, with amino-acid sequence MTELDAAPRSQIGLLARLHVDAWLAVLLLAVCSVGLFVIYSATGSDSGAVISQVQRIGMGIVALLICAQAPPELYRNFAPYLYAAGLLLLLAVLVLGDHSKGAQRWLDLGVVRFQPSEIMKIAVPMMVASYLHGSNIPPRLQTLAGAVVLVAVPTALVAVQPDLGTSLLVVAAGGFVLFFGGLSWRWIASVVGLATAAAPIVWMNMREYQQQRVLTFLDPSSDPLGAGYHITQSKIAIGSGGIFGKGWLNGTQASLDFLPESHTDFIFAVFAEEMGLLGVLALLTLYTLIVARGLVIALRGQDTFQRILAGGLSLTFFLYVFINIGMVMGLMPVVGVPLPLVSFGGTSMVSLMAGFGILMSIQTHRKLISS; translated from the coding sequence GTGACGGAACTCGATGCCGCCCCGCGTTCGCAAATTGGCCTGCTGGCGCGACTGCATGTGGACGCCTGGCTTGCCGTGCTGCTGCTGGCCGTCTGTTCGGTCGGGCTGTTCGTGATCTACAGCGCAACCGGTAGCGACAGCGGCGCCGTGATTTCCCAAGTGCAGCGCATCGGCATGGGCATCGTCGCGCTGCTGATCTGCGCGCAGGCGCCGCCCGAGCTGTATCGCAACTTTGCCCCCTATCTGTATGCCGCCGGCCTGCTGCTGCTGCTGGCCGTGCTGGTGCTCGGCGACCACTCCAAGGGTGCGCAGCGCTGGCTGGACCTCGGCGTCGTGCGCTTCCAGCCGTCGGAGATCATGAAGATCGCGGTGCCGATGATGGTGGCCAGCTACCTGCACGGCAGCAACATTCCGCCGCGCCTGCAGACCCTGGCCGGCGCCGTCGTTCTGGTGGCGGTGCCGACCGCGCTGGTGGCGGTGCAACCCGATCTCGGCACCTCGCTGCTGGTGGTCGCCGCGGGGGGATTCGTGCTGTTCTTCGGCGGTCTGTCATGGCGCTGGATCGCGTCGGTGGTGGGACTGGCCACGGCGGCCGCGCCGATCGTGTGGATGAACATGCGCGAATACCAGCAGCAACGTGTACTGACGTTTCTCGACCCATCCAGCGACCCGCTCGGTGCCGGCTATCACATCACCCAGTCCAAGATCGCGATCGGCTCGGGCGGCATTTTCGGCAAGGGCTGGCTCAACGGCACCCAGGCCAGCTTGGATTTCCTGCCCGAATCCCATACCGACTTCATCTTTGCGGTGTTCGCGGAGGAAATGGGTCTGCTCGGCGTACTCGCACTGCTGACGCTGTACACGCTGATCGTGGCGCGCGGCCTGGTCATCGCCCTGCGGGGGCAGGACACCTTCCAGCGGATTCTCGCCGGCGGCCTGTCGCTGACGTTCTTTCTGTACGTGTTCATCAACATCGGCATGGTGATGGGCCTGATGCCGGTGGTGGGCGTACCCTTGCCGCTGGTCTCCTTTGGCGGAACGTCCATGGTCAGCCTGATGGCCGGCTTCGGTATCCTCATGAGCATCCAGACCCACCGCAAACTGATCTCGAGCTAA
- the gatA gene encoding Asp-tRNA(Asn)/Glu-tRNA(Gln) amidotransferase subunit GatA, with product MHKLTIKQMADGLRAKTFSSRELTAHFLGRIEAHDAQLNSFITVTAEQALAAADAADARLAAGDAGPLTGIPLAQKDIFCTDGVRTSCASKMLDRFIAPYDATVVRKLHAEGGAVMLGKCNMDEFAMGSSNETSWYGPVRNPWDLERVPGGSSGGSVAAVAAGLAPAATATDTGGSIRQPAALTGLTGIKPTYGRVSRYGMIAFASSLDQAGVVAHTAEDAATVLHAMAGFDPLDSTSLDREVDDYSAGLGESIKGLRIGLPSEYFAEGLDPAVRRSIEVAIKQFEALGATVKAISLPNSPLSVPTYYVVAPAEASSNLARFDGARYGHRAEGAKTLEEMYKRSRGEGFGAEVQRRIMVGTYVLSHGYYDAYYLKAQKVRRLIYDDFRRAFEAVDVVLGPTTPAPAFKLGDKADDPVAMYLNDIYTIAANLAGLPAMSVPCGLVDGLPVGMQLIGKFFEEGRLLNVAHQYQQATDWHLKHPADFA from the coding sequence ATGCACAAACTCACAATTAAGCAGATGGCCGACGGCCTGCGCGCGAAGACCTTTTCGAGCCGCGAGCTGACCGCCCACTTTCTCGGGCGCATCGAAGCGCACGATGCTCAACTCAACAGCTTCATCACCGTCACCGCCGAGCAGGCGCTGGCGGCGGCTGACGCGGCGGATGCGCGCCTGGCCGCTGGCGATGCCGGCCCTTTGACCGGCATTCCCCTCGCGCAGAAGGATATTTTCTGCACCGATGGGGTGCGCACGTCCTGTGCGTCGAAGATGCTGGACCGATTCATCGCCCCGTATGACGCGACCGTCGTGCGCAAGCTGCACGCCGAGGGCGGGGCGGTGATGCTCGGCAAGTGCAATATGGACGAATTCGCGATGGGCTCGTCCAACGAGACATCCTGGTACGGCCCGGTGCGCAATCCCTGGGATCTGGAGCGGGTGCCCGGCGGCAGTTCCGGTGGTTCGGTCGCCGCGGTTGCCGCGGGCCTGGCGCCAGCCGCGACCGCGACCGATACCGGTGGCTCGATTCGTCAGCCAGCCGCGCTGACCGGTCTGACCGGCATCAAACCGACCTATGGCCGTGTTTCGCGCTACGGCATGATCGCCTTCGCCTCCAGTCTCGATCAGGCTGGCGTCGTCGCCCATACGGCCGAAGATGCGGCCACGGTGCTGCACGCCATGGCCGGCTTCGATCCCTTGGATTCGACCAGTCTCGATCGTGAGGTGGACGACTACAGCGCGGGTCTGGGCGAGTCGATCAAGGGCTTGCGCATCGGCCTGCCCAGCGAGTATTTCGCCGAGGGCCTGGATCCGGCCGTGCGCCGCAGCATCGAGGTGGCGATCAAGCAGTTCGAAGCCCTGGGCGCGACGGTCAAGGCAATTTCCCTGCCGAATTCGCCGCTGTCGGTGCCGACCTACTATGTGGTGGCGCCGGCCGAGGCGTCCAGTAATCTCGCGCGCTTCGACGGGGCCCGTTACGGCCACCGTGCCGAGGGCGCGAAGACGCTGGAGGAAATGTACAAGCGCAGCCGCGGCGAAGGCTTCGGCGCGGAAGTGCAGCGTCGCATCATGGTCGGAACCTACGTGCTCAGCCACGGTTACTACGATGCCTATTATCTGAAGGCGCAGAAGGTGCGCCGTCTGATCTATGACGATTTCCGGCGTGCCTTCGAAGCAGTGGACGTGGTGCTGGGCCCGACCACGCCGGCGCCGGCCTTCAAGCTCGGCGACAAGGCTGACGATCCGGTGGCGATGTATCTCAATGACATCTACACGATCGCCGCAAACCTGGCGGGGCTGCCGGCGATGTCGGTGCCCTGCGGACTGGTTGATGGTCTGCCCGTGGGCATGCAGCTGATCGGCAAGTTCTTCGAGGAAGGGCGCCTGTTGAATGTGGCACACCAGTATCAGCAGGCCACCGATTGGCATCTGAAGCATCCGGCGGATTTTGCGTGA
- the gatC gene encoding Asp-tRNA(Asn)/Glu-tRNA(Gln) amidotransferase subunit GatC produces MSLTPEQIQQVAHLARLELRPEQLAPYAGQLSSILEMVDQLSQAETEAVSPMAHPLDMVQRLRADAVTAADQRERFQALAPQAENGLYVVPKVIE; encoded by the coding sequence ATGAGTCTGACACCCGAACAAATCCAGCAGGTTGCCCATCTTGCCCGCCTCGAACTGCGTCCGGAGCAGCTCGCCCCCTATGCCGGGCAGCTTTCCAGCATTCTCGAGATGGTGGATCAATTGAGCCAGGCCGAAACCGAGGCGGTGTCGCCGATGGCGCATCCCCTGGACATGGTCCAGCGTCTGCGCGCGGACGCGGTGACCGCGGCCGATCAGCGTGAGCGCTTTCAGGCGCTGGCGCCGCAAGCCGAAAACGGTCTGTACGTTGTTCCCAAGGTCATTGAATAA
- the mreD gene encoding rod shape-determining protein MreD, whose translation MTTSIRSQYLMLIPALILALVLQTVALPPLLSAMRPSWVALILGYWAYRSNGVGLLLPSAAAGLCLDVMFNTALGTHVVALTVVVYATLKLRGFLYLSPLWQTTLILAPIWLLYSFILFWADGATLHAAAPLARWLPVISTTVLWPLMFLILQLLRPVTRPR comes from the coding sequence ATGACCACCAGCATCCGTTCGCAATACCTGATGCTGATACCGGCACTGATTCTGGCGCTGGTACTGCAGACCGTTGCGCTGCCGCCGCTGCTGTCGGCGATGCGACCATCCTGGGTCGCCCTGATCCTCGGCTACTGGGCCTACCGCAGCAACGGCGTGGGCTTGCTGCTGCCCTCTGCGGCGGCCGGTCTGTGTCTTGACGTGATGTTCAACACTGCCCTGGGCACCCATGTCGTAGCGCTCACGGTGGTGGTCTACGCGACGCTCAAGCTGCGGGGGTTTCTGTACCTGTCCCCCCTGTGGCAAACGACGCTGATCCTGGCGCCGATCTGGCTGCTCTACAGCTTCATCCTGTTCTGGGCCGATGGGGCCACACTGCACGCAGCCGCCCCTTTGGCGCGCTGGCTGCCGGTGATCAGTACCACCGTGCTATGGCCGTTGATGTTTCTGATTCTCCAGTTGCTGCGCCCGGTCACGCGGCCACGGTGA
- the mreC gene encoding rod shape-determining protein MreC, with the protein MNTLSGNTRKPLFQRGSGLGLRAALLLLLSIALLAVDHRTETFDPARNVMSQLLAPIIWTSRLPSTVSAIGNYAQTRGELMAENEHLSESLLRLRARTSKVQALEAENQRLRELLSSSEQIEDSVLVAEILATNQDPYRHQIVLNRGTGDGVYRGQAIIDAYGVLGQVVRVLPDTAVGLLITDPDHGVPVEVNRTGLQTVALGRGDGQGLSLPFLPGNADIKVGDLLVSSALGGRFPPGYPVGEVAELLYQPGEHFMEAIAYPTARINQGRQVLLVWSETVQSEPGITETVPAIPAAEGTGVEPKAATAPTAEQAGPPKPLTPATPNTATTAPEQ; encoded by the coding sequence TTGAACACTCTCAGCGGCAATACTCGGAAACCACTGTTTCAGCGGGGCTCGGGGCTCGGCCTGCGGGCGGCCCTGTTGCTGCTGCTTTCGATCGCTTTGCTGGCGGTCGACCACCGCACCGAGACCTTCGATCCGGCGCGCAACGTCATGTCGCAACTGCTCGCTCCCATCATCTGGACTTCGCGCCTGCCGAGTACGGTCTCGGCGATCGGCAACTACGCGCAGACACGCGGCGAGCTGATGGCGGAAAACGAGCACCTCAGCGAAAGCCTGCTGCGGCTGCGCGCCCGCACCTCCAAGGTGCAGGCCCTGGAGGCCGAAAATCAGAGGCTGCGCGAACTGCTGTCGTCGTCCGAGCAGATCGAGGACAGCGTGCTGGTCGCCGAAATCCTCGCCACCAACCAGGATCCGTATCGCCACCAGATCGTGCTCAACCGCGGAACCGGCGACGGCGTCTACCGCGGTCAGGCGATCATCGACGCTTACGGCGTGCTCGGCCAAGTGGTCCGCGTGCTGCCGGACACGGCTGTGGGTCTGCTGATCACCGACCCCGACCACGGTGTCCCGGTGGAGGTCAATCGCACCGGCCTGCAGACGGTGGCGCTGGGCCGCGGTGACGGCCAAGGCCTGTCCTTGCCGTTCCTGCCGGGCAATGCCGACATCAAGGTCGGTGATCTGTTGGTGTCCTCGGCCCTGGGCGGCCGCTTCCCGCCCGGCTACCCGGTTGGCGAGGTCGCGGAGCTGCTCTACCAGCCCGGCGAGCACTTCATGGAAGCCATCGCCTACCCGACGGCACGAATCAACCAAGGACGGCAGGTTTTGCTGGTGTGGAGCGAGACGGTCCAGTCCGAACCCGGGATTACCGAAACCGTGCCTGCCATACCCGCAGCCGAGGGGACCGGCGTCGAACCGAAGGCAGCGACTGCGCCCACCGCGGAACAGGCCGGGCCGCCCAAGCCACTGACGCCTGCAACGCCGAACACCGCGACCACGGCGCCCGAGCAATGA
- a CDS encoding septal ring lytic transglycosylase RlpA family protein translates to MKPWRLALLGPLLWLSACAGPRALSDGPPPAGDIPAPLRSDAATDEIKDAVPRAEPRSKYGNPPSYSVYGKTYYVLASAENFRERGRASWYGRKFHGRRTSSGEPYDMYAMTAAHKTLPLPCYVRVHNLDNGREAIVRVNDRGPFHDGRVIDLSYAAALKLGVVGAGSANVEIETIDPRAPRTQFAASTPGPPAVQRPPVPINDTTPHYLQAGSFSDPVNAVALREQLGSIGIQQVEIRVEEIADSHMHRVLIGPFAQESELEATRDQLLVHRFSAIPVIR, encoded by the coding sequence ATGAAGCCGTGGCGGCTCGCGCTGCTGGGCCCGCTGCTGTGGCTGAGCGCCTGCGCCGGGCCGCGCGCGCTGTCCGACGGACCGCCACCAGCGGGCGACATTCCCGCGCCGCTACGCTCCGACGCCGCCACGGACGAAATCAAGGACGCCGTGCCTCGCGCCGAGCCGCGCAGCAAGTACGGCAATCCGCCGTCCTACAGCGTCTATGGCAAGACCTACTACGTGCTGGCCAGCGCCGAAAACTTCCGCGAACGCGGCCGTGCCTCCTGGTATGGGCGCAAGTTTCACGGCCGCCGCACATCCAGTGGCGAGCCCTACGACATGTACGCGATGACGGCCGCGCACAAGACTCTGCCGCTGCCGTGCTACGTGCGCGTGCACAATCTGGACAACGGACGGGAGGCGATCGTGCGCGTCAACGACCGTGGTCCGTTCCACGACGGTCGCGTGATCGACCTTTCGTACGCGGCAGCGCTCAAGCTCGGCGTCGTCGGCGCCGGCTCGGCCAATGTCGAGATCGAGACGATCGACCCCCGTGCGCCGCGTACGCAGTTCGCCGCAAGCACACCGGGACCTCCAGCCGTGCAACGGCCGCCCGTTCCGATCAATGACACGACACCGCACTACCTGCAGGCCGGCAGTTTCAGCGATCCGGTCAATGCCGTCGCGCTGCGCGAGCAGCTCGGCAGCATCGGCATCCAGCAGGTGGAAATTCGTGTCGAGGAGATCGCGGACAGTCACATGCACCGCGTTTTGATCGGACCCTTTGCTCAGGAGTCCGAACTGGAAGCGACGCGCGACCAATTGCTGGTCCATCGTTTTTCGGCAATTCCCGTAATTCGGTGA